A single window of Flavobacterium sp. 140616W15 DNA harbors:
- a CDS encoding Gfo/Idh/MocA family protein, producing the protein MLKVGVLGAGHLGKIHLRLLQQSDKYELVGFYDQNQENAEKISKEFGYKNFNTIAKLIHAVDVIDIVTPTLSHYKCAKVAIKSGKHIFIEKPISNTVEEAEEIIALAKEYNVKGQVGHVERFNPAFIATKDMIENPMFIETHRLAEFNPRGTDVPVVLDLMIHDIDAILSVVKSKVKSINASGVSVISDTPDIANARIEFENGCVANLTASRISMKNMRKTRFFQRDAYISVDFLEKKCEVVRMKDAPEIPGDFDMILQNAEGVKKQIYFTNPDVEQNNAILDELESFANAINTDTDPVVTLEQATDALKVAYQIIDCFDK; encoded by the coding sequence ATGTTAAAAGTAGGAGTTTTAGGTGCTGGTCACTTAGGTAAAATACATTTACGTTTATTACAACAATCTGATAAATATGAATTAGTTGGTTTTTATGACCAAAATCAAGAAAACGCCGAGAAAATTTCTAAAGAATTCGGTTATAAAAATTTCAATACAATTGCAAAGCTAATTCATGCTGTTGATGTAATTGATATTGTAACTCCAACATTATCACACTACAAATGTGCTAAAGTTGCCATAAAATCAGGAAAACATATTTTTATCGAAAAACCAATTTCGAATACTGTTGAAGAAGCCGAAGAAATAATTGCTTTGGCAAAAGAATATAACGTAAAAGGTCAAGTTGGTCATGTTGAACGCTTTAACCCAGCATTCATAGCAACAAAAGACATGATTGAAAATCCGATGTTTATAGAAACACATCGTTTAGCCGAATTTAATCCTCGTGGTACTGACGTTCCTGTAGTTTTAGATTTGATGATTCATGATATTGATGCTATTTTAAGTGTAGTAAAATCAAAAGTAAAAAGTATCAATGCAAGTGGAGTTTCAGTAATTAGTGATACTCCAGACATTGCTAATGCTAGAATTGAATTTGAAAATGGTTGTGTTGCAAACTTAACAGCAAGCAGAATTTCGATGAAAAACATGCGTAAAACGCGTTTTTTCCAAAGGGATGCCTATATTTCAGTTGACTTTTTAGAAAAAAAATGTGAAGTTGTTCGTATGAAAGATGCACCCGAAATACCAGGTGATTTTGATATGATTCTGCAAAATGCAGAAGGAGTAAAAAAGCAAATCTATTTTACAAATCCAGATGTGGAGCAAAACAATGCAATTTTAGATGAGTTAGAATCTTTCGCAAATGCAATAAACACTGATACTGATCCAGTTGTAACTCTAGAACAAGCAACAGATGCATTAAAAGTGGCTTACCAAATTATTGATTGTTTCGATAAATAA
- a CDS encoding protein-L-isoaspartate(D-aspartate) O-methyltransferase codes for MKDTAKHQGLRNQLVSTLQQKGITDKAVLEAIKKIPRHLFLNSSFEDYAYQDKAFPIGAGQTISQPYTVAFQSQLLEVKKDHKVLEIGTGSGYQTAVLYMLGAKVYSIERQNELFKTTSILFPKLGIRPKHLSFGDGYKGLPGYAPFDSIIVTAGAPFIPQPLMAQLKIGGRLVIPLGEDVQVMTLLIRKNETQFEKHEFGEFRFVPLLEDKN; via the coding sequence TTGAAAGACACTGCCAAACATCAAGGACTTCGGAATCAATTAGTAAGCACTTTGCAACAAAAGGGAATTACCGATAAGGCTGTTTTGGAAGCGATTAAAAAAATTCCAAGACATCTTTTTTTGAACTCTAGCTTTGAAGATTATGCTTATCAGGACAAAGCTTTCCCGATTGGTGCTGGGCAAACTATTTCTCAACCTTACACTGTTGCGTTTCAATCGCAACTGTTAGAAGTTAAAAAAGACCATAAAGTATTAGAAATTGGTACTGGGTCTGGGTATCAAACCGCAGTATTATATATGTTGGGAGCTAAAGTATATAGTATTGAAAGACAAAATGAGTTATTTAAAACAACATCTATCTTGTTTCCTAAATTAGGGATTCGACCTAAGCATCTTTCTTTTGGAGATGGTTATAAGGGATTACCTGGTTATGCGCCATTTGATAGTATTATTGTGACTGCTGGAGCGCCATTTATTCCTCAGCCGTTAATGGCACAATTAAAGATAGGAGGAAGATTAGTTATCCCGCTAGGAGAAGATGTCCAGGTTATGACGTTGTTAATTCGTAAAAACGAAACGCAATTTGAAAAACATGAGTTTGGAGAATTTAGATTCGTTCCTTTATTAGAAGAT